From the genome of Ignavibacteriales bacterium, one region includes:
- a CDS encoding HAD-IA family hydrolase, translating into MKKYSVIVFDLGNVLIPFDYQIIVNKFNRIKPGLGTKFYKLYEENYNIHREFEKGKINTEEFLTIMLEWLEGKVFGKQFCKIYSSLFSINREVADLLPILKKKKYKLVLLSNTNPIHKKYGYQHFDFLKYFDKLILSHEVKSLKPEKEIYKTVESFTGKPSKEHFFIDDIKEYVEGARKIGWDAIQFTTYENLLDELKRKKIL; encoded by the coding sequence ATGAAAAAATATTCTGTAATTGTTTTTGACCTGGGGAATGTTCTCATTCCTTTCGATTATCAAATCATCGTTAACAAATTTAATAGAATTAAGCCCGGACTTGGCACTAAATTTTACAAACTTTACGAAGAGAACTATAACATCCACCGCGAATTTGAAAAGGGAAAAATTAATACAGAAGAATTTTTAACAATTATGCTGGAATGGCTGGAAGGAAAAGTATTTGGAAAACAATTTTGCAAGATTTATTCAAGTTTGTTTTCAATTAACCGGGAGGTAGCGGATCTTCTTCCGATATTGAAAAAAAAGAAATACAAACTTGTTCTTCTTTCGAATACAAATCCGATACATAAAAAGTACGGTTATCAGCATTTCGATTTTTTGAAATACTTTGATAAACTCATTCTGTCGCATGAAGTGAAATCTCTAAAACCGGAAAAAGAAATTTATAAAACGGTTGAATCTTTTACCGGAAAGCCGTCTAAAGAGCATTTCTTTATTGATGATATTAAAGAATATGTAGAAGGAGCAAGAAAAATTGGCTGGGACGCAATTCAGTTTACCACTTACGAAAATCTTTTAGATGAGTTGAAAAGGAAAAAAATTTTATGA
- a CDS encoding efflux RND transporter permease subunit, producing the protein MTITELSIKRPSLIIIIFSALIVLGLFALRQLQYELLPKISPPIITITTIYPGASPNEVETGVTKVIEDAVSGMDKVSDVRSTSSEGVSFVIIELLQSANTDLSLQDAQRKVGQITTQLPTAAKTPTISKFALDELPILRMGVSADMDSKTFFQFTKDKLQPLLSRVPGVGQIVLVGGEEREIKVNLDLQKLRAYGFSIPQVTQVIRAANLDFPTGKVKDKDGQFIVRVAGKLTSVDDLKNLTIGESRMGGEIKLSDIAEVQDGIKEYTNIVRINFRSTVGLILQKQTDANAVEVAKLVRKEIQRIESVYKANNLKFEIAQDASLFTIDAANAVKSDLALAVVLVSIVMLMFLHSVRNSVIVLIAIPCSLISTFIAIWALGFTLNLMTLLGLSLVVGILVDDSIVVLENIYHHLEKGEESRVAALRGRNEIGFAALAITFVDVAVFLPLTLVGGIVGNILREFSAVIVVSTLMSLFVSFTVTPMLASRFAKLERLTSRTLLGKFALWFEKKFKELTENYVTVLKWALKNRIKVALLTVAAFVAAFALIPLGFIGAEFMTQTDRGEFAVSLELAPGTTIEQTNIVSQQVEKMIGKMPEVDRMYANVGSSTEGLVGFASSNSTEITVTLIPKENRIKSTDQVGNEIKQMVQRIPGVKVRINPIGIFGTANQTPIQLIINGPAYEEVLKTAHDIQNIVKKIPGTADVRLSAEDGNPETRIEIDRRKLNSFGLSVADIGQTLQVALTGDDNSTLREGDTEYDIRIVLDQFDRSKTANLGNISFTNRKGQQIYLKQFANIYQSTGPTKLSREARSAAVTVYSQVQGGRTTGTISQDMEKAFAKYKFPPGVTYSWQGDIKSQRDSFGDLGLAMLAAIMFTYMVMVALYDSFVYPFVILFSIPLAMIGALLALALSLKALNIFTILGIIMLTGLVAKNAILLVDRTNFMRAQGESVYDALIDAVKMRIRPIFMTTLTMIFAMTPIALSTSSGAEWKSGLAWALIGGLTSSLLLTLLIVPLVYTKVEEYRLRIPVLFKKVSELLRFKKKAIVPDSVSEDLGLSK; encoded by the coding sequence ATGACAATTACAGAATTATCAATAAAAAGACCGTCGCTTATAATAATTATATTTTCAGCGCTCATTGTTTTAGGTCTCTTTGCTTTGCGTCAGCTTCAGTACGAATTGCTGCCTAAAATTTCTCCGCCAATTATAACGATTACGACGATATATCCGGGTGCATCGCCAAATGAAGTTGAAACCGGTGTAACTAAAGTAATTGAAGACGCGGTTTCCGGAATGGATAAAGTTTCCGATGTACGTTCAACTTCTTCGGAAGGTGTTTCGTTTGTTATTATAGAATTATTGCAATCTGCCAATACAGATCTTTCACTTCAAGATGCTCAGAGAAAAGTGGGGCAAATTACAACCCAGCTTCCAACCGCTGCAAAAACACCAACGATTTCAAAATTTGCGCTTGATGAACTTCCGATTTTGAGAATGGGTGTTTCTGCGGATATGGATTCAAAAACATTTTTTCAATTCACAAAAGATAAACTTCAGCCGCTCCTTTCACGTGTGCCCGGAGTTGGTCAGATAGTACTTGTTGGCGGAGAAGAACGGGAGATCAAAGTGAATCTTGATCTGCAGAAATTACGTGCTTACGGTTTTTCAATTCCGCAAGTTACTCAAGTGATAAGAGCCGCTAATCTTGATTTTCCTACCGGTAAAGTAAAAGATAAAGACGGCCAATTCATTGTACGTGTTGCGGGAAAACTTACTTCGGTAGATGATTTGAAAAATCTTACTATCGGCGAATCCAGAATGGGTGGTGAGATAAAGCTTTCAGACATTGCGGAAGTTCAAGATGGAATTAAGGAATACACAAATATTGTTCGTATTAATTTCCGAAGTACTGTCGGATTGATTCTTCAGAAACAAACAGATGCGAATGCGGTTGAAGTTGCAAAACTTGTAAGAAAAGAGATCCAGAGAATTGAAAGTGTTTATAAAGCGAATAATTTGAAATTTGAAATCGCTCAGGATGCTTCTCTATTTACTATTGATGCCGCTAACGCTGTTAAAAGCGATCTAGCGCTTGCAGTAGTGCTCGTTTCGATTGTTATGTTAATGTTTCTGCATAGTGTCAGAAACTCAGTAATCGTTTTGATTGCCATTCCATGTTCTCTGATATCAACATTTATAGCAATATGGGCATTGGGCTTCACTTTGAATTTAATGACGCTCCTTGGACTCTCGCTCGTAGTAGGAATTCTTGTAGACGATTCAATTGTGGTTCTGGAAAATATTTATCATCATCTGGAGAAAGGGGAGGAGAGTCGAGTTGCAGCTTTACGCGGACGAAATGAAATCGGTTTTGCTGCTCTTGCAATAACATTTGTTGATGTTGCGGTTTTTTTACCGCTAACTCTGGTTGGTGGAATTGTTGGAAATATTTTGCGTGAGTTCTCTGCCGTTATTGTCGTTTCAACCTTGATGAGTTTATTCGTTTCATTTACAGTAACTCCAATGCTTGCATCAAGATTTGCCAAGTTAGAAAGACTGACGTCAAGAACATTACTTGGTAAATTCGCACTTTGGTTCGAAAAGAAATTTAAAGAACTTACAGAAAATTATGTCACTGTTCTTAAATGGGCACTAAAAAATAGAATTAAAGTCGCACTTTTAACTGTTGCTGCTTTCGTAGCTGCCTTCGCATTAATTCCGCTTGGGTTTATAGGTGCTGAATTTATGACTCAGACAGACCGAGGAGAATTCGCTGTAAGTCTTGAGTTGGCTCCTGGAACAACAATTGAGCAGACGAACATAGTTTCGCAGCAAGTTGAAAAAATGATTGGTAAAATGCCGGAAGTTGATAGGATGTATGCTAACGTGGGTTCTTCTACTGAAGGGCTGGTCGGTTTTGCTTCCAGCAATTCAACTGAAATAACCGTTACACTTATTCCTAAAGAAAACAGAATTAAATCTACCGATCAAGTAGGAAACGAGATTAAACAGATGGTTCAAAGAATTCCAGGAGTTAAAGTTCGTATTAATCCGATTGGAATTTTTGGTACAGCAAACCAGACACCAATCCAATTAATAATTAATGGTCCGGCTTATGAAGAGGTTTTGAAAACAGCCCATGACATTCAGAATATTGTTAAAAAAATTCCGGGAACTGCAGATGTTCGTCTTTCTGCGGAAGATGGAAATCCGGAAACCAGAATTGAAATTGACAGAAGAAAATTAAATTCATTCGGATTATCTGTCGCGGATATCGGTCAAACTTTACAAGTTGCATTAACCGGTGATGATAATTCCACTCTTCGCGAAGGCGATACTGAATATGATATTAGAATCGTTCTTGATCAATTTGATCGTTCCAAAACCGCTAATCTTGGTAATATCAGTTTTACAAATAGAAAGGGACAGCAAATATATCTTAAGCAATTTGCTAATATCTATCAGTCAACCGGACCTACAAAATTATCTCGTGAAGCTAGAAGCGCTGCAGTAACGGTTTACTCTCAAGTTCAGGGAGGAAGAACTACCGGTACTATATCTCAAGATATGGAAAAAGCTTTTGCGAAATATAAATTCCCGCCCGGTGTTACATATTCTTGGCAGGGAGATATCAAAAGTCAGCGCGATTCATTTGGAGATTTAGGTCTTGCAATGCTCGCTGCAATAATGTTCACTTACATGGTAATGGTTGCGTTATACGATTCATTCGTTTATCCGTTTGTAATATTATTTTCGATACCGCTTGCAATGATTGGCGCACTGCTTGCATTGGCACTGAGTTTAAAAGCTCTCAACATTTTTACAATTCTTGGAATAATTATGTTAACCGGATTGGTTGCAAAAAATGCGATTCTATTGGTTGACAGAACAAACTTTATGCGAGCACAAGGGGAAAGCGTTTATGACGCATTGATTGATGCGGTTAAGATGAGGATTCGTCCGATATTTATGACTACGTTAACCATGATTTTTGCAATGACTCCTATTGCTCTTTCAACAAGTTCAGGTGCCGAGTGGAAATCCGGTTTAGCATGGGCACTAATAGGAGGTTTAACTAGCTCGCTACTATTAACATTGTTAATCGTTCCGTTAGTTTATACTAAAGTTGAAGAATACCGCTTGAGAATTCCTGTATTGTTTAAGAAAGTAAGCGAACTTTTGAGATTTAAGAAGAAAGCAATTGTCCCAGATTCAGTTTCTGAAGATCTGGGATTGAGTAAATAG
- a CDS encoding efflux RND transporter periplasmic adaptor subunit, with product MKRWKSIVAVIVIFAVIITILFMNKKKMAETTAGGIKDVYYVSVEKAEKKNLSESLSMVGNIIANGDVNIISEAAGKITGVFTKVGDYKPAGSVLFQVDDELKKAALMSAEANYEKAKKDYERFQTLYQQKSVTDSQLDQAKLGAAMAEAQYIVAKRQLNDTQIKTPISGYVTSRYVDLGSMVQGAPQATMVANVVDISKLKVKLNLAESDAFLTKAGDAVTVTVDVYPGVTFKGRVESISSKGDEAHTYPVEITINNESAHPLKAGMFARVEFTSLKNRETIVIPRDALVGSVKVPQVFVVENGIVKLRNLTVGNESGIFVQVLQGLMEGETIVVNGQNNLVDNLKVEILNK from the coding sequence ATGAAGAGATGGAAATCGATAGTTGCAGTAATAGTGATCTTTGCAGTCATTATTACAATACTGTTTATGAACAAGAAAAAAATGGCGGAAACCACAGCTGGCGGCATTAAAGACGTTTATTATGTTTCAGTTGAAAAAGCCGAGAAGAAAAATTTATCGGAATCATTAAGTATGGTTGGTAACATAATTGCAAATGGTGATGTAAATATTATTTCTGAAGCTGCTGGAAAAATTACCGGTGTATTTACCAAAGTTGGCGATTATAAACCGGCCGGATCAGTTCTTTTTCAAGTTGATGACGAGTTAAAGAAAGCTGCATTAATGAGTGCGGAAGCGAACTATGAAAAAGCTAAAAAAGATTATGAAAGATTTCAAACACTTTATCAGCAGAAATCTGTTACCGATTCTCAGCTCGATCAGGCAAAACTGGGAGCCGCAATGGCAGAAGCACAATACATTGTTGCAAAAAGACAGCTCAATGACACCCAAATTAAAACTCCAATTTCCGGTTACGTTACTAGCCGCTATGTTGATTTGGGTTCAATGGTTCAAGGTGCGCCGCAGGCAACAATGGTTGCAAATGTTGTTGATATAAGTAAATTAAAAGTAAAATTAAATCTTGCGGAAAGTGATGCCTTTCTTACAAAAGCCGGAGATGCAGTTACGGTTACTGTTGATGTTTACCCCGGTGTCACATTCAAAGGAAGAGTAGAATCGATTAGTTCTAAAGGAGATGAGGCACATACTTATCCGGTTGAAATTACAATTAACAATGAAAGTGCTCATCCTCTTAAAGCTGGAATGTTTGCGCGAGTTGAGTTCACTTCTTTGAAAAACAGAGAAACAATTGTTATTCCGAGAGATGCATTGGTAGGGAGCGTTAAAGTGCCCCAAGTGTTTGTAGTAGAAAACGGTATTGTAAAACTTCGCAACTTAACAGTGGGAAATGAATCCGGTATTTTTGTCCAAGTGCTTCAAGGATTAATGGAAGGCGAAACGATTGTTGTGAACGGACAAAATAATTTGGTAGATAACTTAAAAGTTGAGATTCTCAATAAGTAA
- a CDS encoding TolC family protein translates to MMIRSNLKLILLIFGLMLFNSAVRAQEKLSITIDQAIQIGLKNSKTLHSSLMKVKSADARLSEVNAGRLPSLKLAASYRRLSKIDPAVISVLGNTFEIAPSIFDNYSAQLSVFQPLFTGFRLLSSTNIAEYTSSATNEDYNKDKNELVFNIKNAYWSLFKATQLKNVMDDNVQMIKAHLEDAKNLLTVGMLTKNDVLKLEVQLSNMMFNQIDAENAVKLATVSLNSVLGIALTTSIEINSSVNLTQFNYDELNNLISDAVEKRPEIKSADYRIKASEAGVTMARSSWYPQISLFGNYYSSRPNQRIFPSKDEFKDTWDAGVNLSLNIWDWLTTAHQTEQAEATLSQAQDGLGIIKDNITLEVTQNYLNVNQSKRKIEISQLSVKQADENMRMTADKFKNGLALSSEVVDAETAQSTAKINYTNSIVDFELAKARLDKSIGK, encoded by the coding sequence ATGATGATTAGATCAAATCTCAAACTTATTCTGTTAATATTCGGATTGATGCTATTCAATTCTGCTGTTCGAGCACAGGAAAAACTTTCAATCACGATTGATCAGGCTATTCAGATAGGATTGAAGAACAGCAAAACACTTCATTCATCACTTATGAAAGTGAAATCTGCCGATGCAAGATTAAGCGAAGTGAATGCAGGTCGATTACCGTCTCTTAAACTTGCGGCATCTTACAGAAGACTGAGTAAGATTGATCCAGCTGTCATCTCGGTATTGGGAAATACTTTTGAAATAGCGCCCTCAATATTTGACAACTATTCGGCTCAGCTTTCTGTATTCCAGCCGTTATTTACCGGCTTTAGATTACTAAGCAGTACGAATATTGCCGAATACACTTCGAGTGCAACTAACGAAGATTATAATAAGGACAAAAACGAATTGGTATTCAATATCAAAAACGCTTACTGGTCTTTGTTCAAAGCAACTCAGTTGAAGAATGTTATGGATGATAATGTGCAGATGATAAAAGCACATCTCGAAGATGCTAAAAATTTATTGACAGTCGGAATGTTAACCAAGAACGATGTGCTCAAACTTGAGGTGCAGCTCTCTAATATGATGTTCAATCAAATTGATGCGGAAAATGCTGTAAAACTTGCCACAGTTAGTTTGAACAGTGTGCTCGGTATTGCACTAACAACAAGTATTGAAATAAATTCTTCTGTTAACTTGACACAATTTAATTATGACGAACTTAATAACCTCATTAGCGATGCCGTGGAAAAACGTCCGGAAATAAAATCCGCAGATTATAGAATCAAAGCAAGCGAGGCAGGTGTTACTATGGCTAGATCTTCTTGGTACCCGCAAATTAGTTTGTTCGGTAATTATTATTCAAGCAGACCGAATCAGAGAATATTTCCCTCGAAAGATGAATTTAAAGATACATGGGATGCAGGTGTGAATTTAAGTCTAAATATTTGGGATTGGCTTACAACTGCACATCAGACTGAACAGGCAGAAGCAACACTTTCTCAAGCTCAAGACGGATTGGGAATTATTAAAGACAACATTACGTTGGAAGTAACTCAGAATTATTTGAATGTGAATCAATCTAAAAGAAAAATAGAAATCTCGCAGTTATCAGTTAAACAAGCAGACGAAAATATGAGAATGACTGCGGATAAATTTAAGAACGGTCTGGCTCTCAGTTCGGAAGTTGTTGACGCCGAAACCGCTCAATCAACGGCTAAAATAAATTATACAAATTCTATTGTTGATTTTGAACTTGCGAAAGCAAGATTAGACAAGTCAATAGGTAAATAA
- a CDS encoding TetR/AcrR family transcriptional regulator — MEKMKHDIETKQRILSKTEEMFYRYGYAKITMEEIAAELGISKKTLYKHFSNKEHLIKELIISIKCEVDAFIEPLVADKKMEFIEKLKRFMNFIAKTGAKLEGPMVRDMIKNHPELWRDIQEFRKKKAHSNLSRLMEQGIKSGIFRKDVHTEVIVLSYVAAIHSLINPDVLSQLPISADQVFKEIIKILFEGIFTVEGRKKYNTSTLIKENYGETI; from the coding sequence ATGGAAAAAATGAAACACGATATTGAAACAAAGCAAAGAATACTTTCTAAAACCGAAGAGATGTTTTACCGGTATGGCTATGCTAAAATTACTATGGAAGAGATAGCTGCTGAGTTAGGGATTAGCAAAAAAACTCTTTATAAACATTTCTCCAACAAAGAACACCTTATTAAAGAACTTATAATATCGATAAAGTGTGAAGTCGACGCATTTATTGAACCATTGGTTGCCGATAAGAAAATGGAATTTATCGAGAAGTTGAAACGGTTTATGAATTTTATTGCCAAAACAGGTGCTAAGTTGGAGGGCCCAATGGTTCGCGACATGATAAAAAACCACCCAGAACTGTGGCGTGATATTCAGGAGTTCCGAAAGAAAAAAGCGCATTCTAATTTATCGCGATTGATGGAGCAAGGAATTAAGAGCGGGATTTTTAGAAAAGATGTTCACACTGAAGTAATCGTACTCTCTTATGTTGCGGCAATTCATAGTTTAATAAATCCGGATGTGCTTTCACAATTGCCGATCTCAGCCGATCAAGTCTTCAAAGAAATAATAAAAATTTTATTTGAAGGAATTTTTACAGTTGAAGGAAGGAAGAAATACAACACATCAACACTTATAAAAGAAAATTACGGAGAAACAATATGA
- a CDS encoding pitrilysin family protein, whose amino-acid sequence MKNKILVLMLILFTAAISNAQLDRSKRPQPGPAPEVKIGNAESFVLANGLKVFVVENHKLPEVTFSLVVDSDPVIEGKNAGYVSAAGELLRTGTKSRTKDKLDEEIDFLGASLSTSSSGIGASGLSKYAEKIMEIVSDIILNHEFKQEELEKIRKQTLSGLAYQKDDPDQISQRVSDAVMYGKEHPYGESQTEESVKSITLDMCSKYVDTYFRPNISYLAIVGDISKAKAKSLVEKYLGKWEKKDVPKNTYQTPKAPIVTKVELVDRASSVQSVISVCYPVELPIGSEDAMKARVANLILGGSATGRLFMNLREAKAYTYGAYSSLSPDKLIGSFSASTKVRNAVTDSAITEIMNEMKKIRNEKVSETELQNAKNLLSGTFIRTLEQPATIANFAINIARYNLPKDYYKNYLKNLSAVSVDDVQAVAKKYIKPNNANIVIVGNAQEIAKNISKFSVSGKIDYLDTYGEKYDPNVKKVPEGVNVDQVLNKYIEAIGGKENILKVKDKTTKMSGAMQGMNITMTQSQKAPNKFYQLVDFGVGQQTTVFDGEKGKSSSMGQEQNMTPEQVEQMKLGSLYSMLEYGKNNVKTELTGMETINNKEAYVVTFTYPSGKKATNYYDVNSGLIVRTIAEGAGATQTIDFDDYRDVQGVKYAFKMSLVTAQGAIDLITSSIEVNTNLADSLFEIK is encoded by the coding sequence ATGAAAAACAAAATTTTAGTATTAATGTTGATTTTATTCACTGCGGCAATTTCTAACGCGCAGCTGGATAGAAGTAAACGTCCTCAGCCCGGTCCTGCACCTGAAGTGAAAATCGGCAATGCCGAGTCGTTCGTACTTGCAAACGGTCTTAAAGTATTCGTTGTAGAAAACCACAAATTGCCGGAAGTAACATTTAGTTTAGTCGTTGATTCAGACCCGGTTATTGAAGGGAAAAATGCTGGCTATGTTTCTGCCGCGGGAGAACTTTTACGTACTGGAACTAAAAGCAGAACAAAGGATAAACTCGACGAGGAAATTGATTTTCTCGGCGCATCGCTGTCAACTTCCTCATCGGGCATCGGTGCATCCGGTCTTTCTAAATACGCAGAAAAAATTATGGAAATTGTTTCCGATATCATATTGAATCACGAATTCAAGCAGGAAGAACTTGAAAAGATCAGAAAACAAACATTATCAGGATTAGCTTATCAAAAAGATGATCCGGATCAGATTTCCCAGAGGGTTTCTGATGCGGTAATGTACGGCAAAGAACATCCGTACGGAGAATCTCAGACGGAAGAAAGTGTGAAATCAATTACTCTTGATATGTGTTCAAAATACGTTGACACATACTTCAGACCAAACATTTCATATCTCGCTATTGTTGGCGATATAAGCAAAGCAAAAGCAAAATCTTTAGTTGAAAAATATCTCGGCAAATGGGAGAAAAAAGATGTTCCAAAGAATACTTATCAAACACCTAAGGCACCGATTGTAACTAAAGTTGAACTCGTTGACCGTGCAAGTTCAGTTCAATCTGTTATTTCTGTTTGCTATCCTGTTGAATTACCAATCGGTAGCGAAGATGCAATGAAAGCTAGGGTTGCCAATTTAATATTAGGTGGCAGCGCAACCGGAAGATTATTTATGAACTTAAGAGAAGCTAAAGCGTATACTTACGGTGCATACTCAAGTTTGAGCCCGGATAAACTAATTGGAAGTTTCTCCGCTTCAACAAAAGTTAGAAACGCGGTTACGGATAGCGCCATTACAGAAATTATGAACGAAATGAAGAAAATTAGAAATGAAAAAGTTAGTGAAACAGAATTACAGAATGCCAAAAATTTATTATCCGGAACTTTTATACGCACTCTCGAACAACCGGCAACTATAGCCAATTTCGCAATTAATATTGCTCGTTACAATCTTCCAAAGGATTACTATAAAAATTATCTCAAGAACTTGAGTGCCGTTTCTGTTGATGATGTTCAAGCCGTCGCTAAAAAATATATTAAACCGAATAACGCAAATATCGTAATCGTTGGCAATGCTCAGGAGATTGCAAAAAATATTTCCAAATTCAGCGTTAGCGGTAAAATTGATTATCTTGATACCTACGGAGAGAAATACGATCCTAACGTGAAGAAAGTTCCGGAAGGAGTTAATGTTGATCAAGTTCTTAATAAATACATCGAAGCGATCGGCGGCAAAGAAAATATCCTTAAGGTCAAAGACAAAACAACAAAGATGTCCGGTGCTATGCAGGGAATGAATATTACTATGACGCAATCTCAAAAAGCTCCTAACAAATTTTATCAGCTGGTTGATTTTGGAGTTGGACAGCAGACTACTGTTTTTGATGGAGAAAAAGGGAAGTCAAGTTCAATGGGACAAGAGCAGAATATGACACCGGAACAAGTTGAACAAATGAAACTTGGTTCTCTCTACTCAATGCTCGAATACGGAAAGAATAATGTTAAAACCGAATTAACGGGAATGGAAACGATTAATAATAAAGAGGCGTACGTTGTTACATTTACATACCCATCCGGTAAAAAAGCTACAAATTATTACGATGTGAATTCCGGACTTATTGTTCGAACAATAGCCGAAGGAGCCGGGGCAACACAGACTATTGATTTTGATGATTACCGTGATGTTCAGGGAGTGAAATACGCTTTTAAGATGAGTTTGGTTACAGCTCAAGGCGCCATAGATTTAATTACTTCTTCAATTGAAGTAAATACAAATTTAGCCGACTCTCTTTTTGAGATAAAATAA
- a CDS encoding pitrilysin family protein, translating to MKRKLILLFLLAGFVLVNAQSKKINFVQYKLDNGLNVILHQDNTTPIVAVSVLYHVGSKNEDPQRTGFAHFFEHLMFEGSPNIKRGEYFKIIEAAGGSLNANTSFDRTYYYENLPSNQLELGLYMESERMMHLKIDSIGVETQRKVVKEERKQSLDNRPYGTLIEKLFGNAYKVHPYRWTPIGSAQYIDQAKLDEFIAFYKMYYVPQNATLTIAGDIDVAKTKELIKKYFSEISKGKETIVRPKEVEPVKTAEVRDIVYDNVSLPLVLQAYHMPAQGTADYYALSMLGTLLTGGESSRMTKEIKDKEQKAVQVQSIPFPLEDPGLFIALAIANKGIKAEDLESSIDAEIEKVKKDLITETEFQKIKNQVETDFVTRNSTVQGIGQSLANYFVYFGDANLINTELQRYMKVTREDIKQVANKYLTKENRVTLYYLPKSMEKK from the coding sequence ATGAAACGCAAACTCATTTTGCTTTTTCTATTAGCAGGATTTGTGCTTGTCAATGCACAATCGAAGAAAATTAATTTCGTTCAGTACAAGTTAGATAATGGATTGAACGTAATCCTGCATCAAGATAATACTACTCCAATAGTAGCGGTGTCGGTACTTTATCATGTTGGAAGTAAGAACGAAGATCCTCAAAGAACAGGTTTCGCGCATTTCTTTGAACATCTAATGTTTGAGGGTTCTCCTAATATTAAACGAGGTGAATATTTTAAAATTATTGAAGCAGCAGGCGGCTCGCTTAATGCAAACACTTCTTTCGATAGAACTTACTACTACGAGAATCTCCCTTCAAACCAGCTTGAGCTTGGATTGTACATGGAATCCGAAAGAATGATGCACTTAAAGATCGATAGCATTGGCGTCGAAACCCAACGTAAGGTTGTAAAAGAAGAACGCAAACAAAGCCTTGATAATCGTCCGTATGGAACACTTATTGAAAAATTATTTGGTAATGCCTACAAGGTTCATCCTTACAGATGGACTCCTATCGGTTCGGCTCAATACATAGATCAGGCAAAGCTGGATGAGTTTATTGCATTTTATAAGATGTACTATGTTCCGCAAAATGCAACTTTAACTATCGCCGGAGATATTGACGTCGCAAAAACCAAAGAACTCATAAAAAAATATTTTAGTGAAATTTCAAAAGGAAAAGAAACTATTGTTCGCCCTAAGGAAGTGGAGCCGGTTAAAACTGCCGAAGTTAGAGATATTGTATATGATAATGTTTCGCTTCCGCTTGTTCTTCAAGCATATCATATGCCTGCGCAAGGGACAGCGGATTACTATGCTCTGAGTATGTTGGGTACATTACTTACAGGCGGTGAAAGTTCGAGAATGACAAAAGAAATTAAAGACAAAGAACAGAAAGCTGTTCAGGTTCAATCAATTCCTTTCCCATTGGAAGATCCCGGATTATTTATTGCTCTCGCTATTGCTAACAAAGGTATTAAAGCGGAAGATTTAGAATCGTCAATTGATGCCGAAATTGAAAAAGTAAAAAAAGATTTAATTACCGAAACAGAATTTCAAAAGATTAAAAATCAAGTTGAAACGGATTTTGTTACAAGAAATTCGACTGTACAGGGAATTGGCCAAAGTCTTGCCAACTACTTTGTTTATTTCGGAGATGCAAATTTGATCAATACAGAACTCCAGCGTTATATGAAAGTTACACGTGAAGACATCAAACAAGTTGCAAATAAATATTTGACAAAAGAAAATAGAGTTACTCTCTATTACTTACCGAAATCAATGGAGAAGAAATAA
- a CDS encoding RNA polymerase sigma factor — translation MQVQISNDELIELIEKAKSGEVRAFEKIVVSYQRYCLAVSFRILCNEDDAKEIVQECFIRIWKHLKSYDSRSKFTTWMYKIIVNLCYDRLKSKRRYKWFEKSNEDIFEPEFVSSTDIEREFTNKETVMLIKYFSNQLSEKQRIIFVLRDIEELSIKEVAKVTGMAEASVKTNLFFARQNIRKKIIGLEK, via the coding sequence ATGCAAGTACAAATTTCGAATGATGAATTGATCGAATTGATCGAAAAAGCCAAAAGCGGAGAGGTCCGTGCGTTTGAAAAAATTGTTGTATCGTATCAAAGATATTGTCTTGCCGTTTCATTCAGAATATTGTGCAACGAAGATGACGCAAAAGAGATTGTTCAAGAATGCTTCATCCGGATTTGGAAACATTTGAAGAGCTACGATTCAAGATCGAAGTTTACAACGTGGATGTATAAAATAATTGTGAATTTGTGTTATGATAGATTGAAATCCAAAAGAAGGTATAAGTGGTTTGAAAAATCGAATGAAGATATTTTTGAACCGGAGTTTGTAAGTTCAACCGACATAGAAAGAGAATTCACAAATAAAGAAACCGTTATGCTTATAAAATATTTTTCAAATCAACTTTCCGAAAAACAACGGATAATTTTTGTACTGAGAGACATCGAAGAACTTTCTATAAAAGAAGTTGCCAAGGTAACCGGAATGGCTGAAGCGTCTGTTAAAACAAATTTATTTTTTGCACGGCAAAACATTAGAAAAAAAATAATCGGTTTGGAAAAATGA